A window of Rhabdothermincola salaria contains these coding sequences:
- a CDS encoding cell division protein FtsQ/DivIB has translation MSTRTLDRPVDDGVDPRIAARRVAVAADRRRRRLRWTAWFLVAATAAAGVWYATHSSLLDVEVIRVDGATQTTPDEIRGASGVVPGDPLLWIDEGAAIRGIEALPWVASATVRRNVDGTVRFAVVERAAAVTVATPEGAPALVDGTGRVLAVVAPEELAAHDPPLVPVEGVTAPVAGQSLGPAADGALGVVEHLTPGLRSRLTAVRITPSGELELALVPDIVVELGRATELDTKLASLVTWLSQVDQTDLATVSMRVPELPTATRHTP, from the coding sequence TTGAGCACCCGGACGTTGGACCGTCCGGTCGACGACGGCGTCGACCCGCGCATCGCGGCGCGCCGTGTCGCCGTCGCCGCTGATCGCCGACGGCGTCGCCTGCGTTGGACGGCCTGGTTCCTGGTCGCGGCCACCGCCGCCGCCGGGGTCTGGTACGCCACCCACAGCTCGCTGCTCGACGTGGAGGTGATCCGGGTCGACGGGGCGACGCAGACCACTCCCGACGAGATCCGCGGGGCATCGGGTGTCGTCCCCGGCGATCCCCTGCTCTGGATCGACGAGGGCGCCGCGATCAGGGGCATCGAGGCCCTGCCCTGGGTGGCCTCGGCCACGGTGCGGCGCAACGTCGACGGCACCGTGCGGTTCGCCGTCGTCGAGCGGGCCGCAGCCGTCACCGTCGCCACGCCCGAGGGGGCCCCGGCGCTGGTCGACGGCACCGGTCGGGTGCTCGCCGTCGTCGCCCCCGAGGAGCTCGCCGCGCACGACCCGCCGTTGGTCCCCGTGGAGGGCGTCACCGCCCCCGTCGCGGGCCAGTCGCTCGGACCGGCGGCCGACGGCGCCCTCGGCGTGGTCGAGCACCTCACCCCGGGCCTGCGCTCGCGACTCACCGCCGTTCGCATCACCCCTTCAGGGGAGCTCGAGCTGGCGCTCGTGCCCGACATCGTGGTCGAGCTGGGTCGGGCCACCGAGCTCGACACCAAGCTGGCCTCGCTGGTCACCTGGCTGTCCCAGGTCGACCAGACCGATCTCGCCACCGTGAGCATGCGGGTGCCCGAGCTGCCCACGGCCACGCGCCACACGCCATGA